The following are from one region of the Spirochaetae bacterium HGW-Spirochaetae-1 genome:
- a CDS encoding sodium-translocating pyrophosphatase yields the protein MENSLFYIAPIGSVFALIFAWFFYKSMMKADEGNATMIEIATHVREGAMAYLHRQYKVVGIVFVILVVIFTALAFFGVQNPFVPVAFLTGGFFSGLCGFLGMKTATNASSRTAQGASQSLNAGLKVAFRSGAVMGLVVVGFGLIDISIWYIVMNWIYDNNIFNLGVELMHKNGIEGEFVALADAAHKATANIPAYAKSKMVEVTTTMLTFGMGASTQALFARVGGGIYTKAADVGADLVGKVEAGIPEDDPRNPATIADNVGDNVGDVAGMGADLYESYCGSILATAALGAALPLAGMATMAPDQAILEMLKPVISPMIVAGIGILLSIVGIFAVRTKEEATMKNLLRSLFVGVGLSSALILVALAVMAYFNMITWGVFGAVVAGLVSGIIIGQSTEYYTSDEYKPTKGIAEQANMGHATTIIAGMGVGMFSAGIPVVTIVIGILVAFGVSGGFTDLSLGLYGIGFAAVGMLSTLGITLATDAYGPIADNAGGNAEMSGLGKHVRERTDALDMLGNTTAATGKGFAIGSAALTAMALLAAYLEEIKIWLGKLGGTAGFKVGTVTFYSKLPEGVEAGANAIVASTASISDFVMAYNLTLMNPFVLSGVFIGAMMAFVFCAMTTQAVGRAAGDMVNEVRRQFKEIPGILEGTAKPDYARCVAISTAGAQKEMLVPSLLAIAVPLLTGLLLGVAGVMGLLVGGLTAGFSLACMLNNAGGAWDNAKKYIEKGNHGGKGSAAHKAAVTGDTVGDPFKDTSGPSLNILIKLMSMVSVVFAGVVVKYSQEFAKLIGLG from the coding sequence ATGGAGAATAGTTTATTCTACATTGCTCCGATCGGGTCAGTGTTTGCCCTCATCTTCGCATGGTTCTTCTATAAGAGCATGATGAAGGCCGATGAGGGAAATGCAACCATGATCGAGATAGCCACTCATGTTAGGGAAGGGGCTATGGCTTATCTGCACAGGCAGTATAAAGTGGTCGGAATAGTATTTGTTATTCTGGTTGTTATTTTTACGGCTCTCGCCTTCTTCGGCGTTCAGAACCCCTTTGTGCCGGTGGCTTTCCTTACCGGTGGTTTTTTCTCAGGACTCTGCGGATTCCTGGGCATGAAAACAGCCACCAACGCCTCCTCGCGTACGGCCCAGGGAGCATCACAGTCCCTCAACGCCGGTCTGAAAGTTGCTTTCAGGTCAGGAGCTGTTATGGGTCTTGTTGTAGTCGGTTTCGGTCTTATTGACATATCCATATGGTACATTGTCATGAACTGGATTTACGACAACAACATATTCAACCTGGGAGTCGAACTCATGCATAAAAACGGCATTGAGGGCGAATTCGTTGCTCTTGCTGACGCTGCCCATAAAGCGACTGCCAATATTCCCGCTTATGCCAAGTCAAAAATGGTTGAAGTAACCACTACAATGCTGACCTTCGGTATGGGTGCTTCTACGCAGGCTCTCTTTGCCCGCGTCGGTGGTGGTATCTATACAAAAGCTGCAGACGTTGGAGCTGACCTGGTTGGTAAAGTTGAAGCCGGTATCCCCGAAGACGATCCACGGAATCCCGCAACTATCGCTGACAACGTCGGTGACAATGTTGGCGACGTGGCCGGTATGGGAGCTGACCTGTATGAATCCTACTGCGGATCAATCCTTGCCACAGCCGCTCTTGGAGCTGCTCTGCCTTTGGCAGGCATGGCTACCATGGCCCCGGACCAGGCAATTCTTGAGATGCTGAAACCCGTTATATCTCCCATGATCGTTGCCGGTATAGGTATCCTTCTTTCCATCGTGGGTATCTTCGCCGTTCGTACGAAAGAAGAAGCAACCATGAAAAACCTGCTCCGATCTCTTTTTGTCGGTGTTGGTCTCAGCTCCGCGCTGATCCTTGTTGCTCTTGCTGTCATGGCCTATTTTAACATGATCACCTGGGGTGTTTTCGGCGCTGTTGTTGCCGGTCTTGTTTCCGGTATCATCATCGGCCAGTCAACGGAGTATTATACATCTGATGAATACAAACCCACGAAGGGTATTGCCGAACAGGCAAATATGGGACACGCCACTACTATCATCGCCGGTATGGGCGTTGGTATGTTCTCGGCCGGTATCCCCGTTGTAACCATTGTTATCGGTATACTCGTTGCCTTCGGCGTTTCAGGCGGATTTACCGATCTGAGCCTGGGCCTCTACGGAATCGGCTTTGCCGCTGTTGGTATGCTCTCCACTCTGGGCATTACATTGGCAACTGACGCTTACGGTCCCATTGCTGACAACGCCGGTGGAAACGCCGAGATGTCAGGTCTGGGCAAGCACGTTCGTGAAAGAACTGACGCTCTTGACATGCTGGGCAATACTACTGCTGCAACCGGTAAAGGATTTGCCATCGGTTCTGCAGCTCTTACTGCCATGGCCCTTCTTGCTGCTTATCTTGAGGAAATCAAGATATGGCTGGGCAAACTGGGCGGAACCGCCGGTTTCAAAGTCGGAACGGTTACCTTCTATTCAAAACTGCCTGAAGGCGTCGAGGCCGGTGCCAATGCCATCGTGGCTTCTACAGCATCGATCAGTGATTTCGTTATGGCCTATAATCTTACACTCATGAATCCCTTTGTTCTTTCCGGGGTATTCATCGGCGCTATGATGGCCTTCGTATTCTGCGCCATGACAACACAGGCTGTTGGTCGGGCCGCAGGTGACATGGTTAACGAAGTTCGCCGTCAGTTCAAAGAAATACCCGGCATCCTGGAAGGCACAGCCAAGCCCGATTACGCACGCTGTGTTGCCATCTCCACTGCGGGAGCCCAGAAAGAGATGCTTGTTCCCTCTCTTCTGGCCATCGCTGTACCGCTTCTCACAGGCCTTCTGCTCGGCGTAGCCGGTGTTATGGGTCTTCTTGTTGGCGGTCTTACAGCCGGTTTCTCCCTGGCCTGTATGCTGAACAATGCAGGTGGTGCATGGGATAATGCCAAGAAGTATATTGAAAAAGGAAACCATGGCGGCAAAGGTTCCGCTGCTCACAAAGCAGCTGTAACCGGTGACACCGTTGGTGACCCCTTCAAAGATACATCTGGTCCTTCGCTGAACATTCTTATCAAACTTATGTCCATGGTATCCGTAGTATTTGCCGGCGTTGTTGTCAAATACTCACAGGAATTTGCCAAGCTTATCGGCTTAGGTTAA
- a CDS encoding ribonuclease HI yields the protein MTKIRMFTDGACSGNPGPGGWACIVQFEDSTELVLSGGNILTTNNKMELQAVIEGMKKLKTGDAVVITTDSEYVKNGITSWIYGWIKNGWKTAAKKPVKNQELWMELWSFTRGLDITWEWVRGHSGHPENERCDRIARNEISKLTGK from the coding sequence ATGACTAAAATACGCATGTTTACCGACGGAGCCTGCAGCGGGAATCCCGGTCCCGGGGGATGGGCCTGTATAGTCCAGTTCGAAGACAGTACGGAGCTGGTATTGTCAGGTGGCAATATACTGACAACAAACAATAAAATGGAGCTTCAGGCTGTTATTGAAGGAATGAAAAAACTGAAAACAGGCGATGCCGTGGTTATCACAACCGATTCTGAGTATGTGAAGAACGGTATAACCAGCTGGATTTACGGATGGATCAAAAACGGGTGGAAGACTGCCGCAAAAAAACCGGTCAAAAACCAGGAATTATGGATGGAGCTTTGGTCCTTCACCAGGGGACTGGATATAACCTGGGAGTGGGTTCGGGGTCACAGCGGACATCCCGAGAATGAACGCTGCGATCGTATCGCCCGCAATGAAATAAGCAAGCTAACGGGTAAATAA